The following proteins come from a genomic window of Helicobacter canadensis MIT 98-5491:
- a CDS encoding thermonuclease family protein — translation MKFFKFALLALFLLALPLFSLVFTPVALQAILKSIYAPALFGVYSKDFGKLYCQLYGVATPSKNFQSEICEIDPKTLKAMRHFAMNYTQNKIFSEQQYFLSYQNGWCFLQNGGNLFNEQIIKDGYGVVQYFDLTQGEVIANLETLENVARNERKGLWKEWAKEMECIKSTLRGIAQENLE, via the coding sequence ATGAAATTCTTTAAATTCGCCCTTTTGGCTTTATTCTTATTAGCCTTACCGCTTTTTTCTCTTGTTTTCACTCCCGTTGCCTTACAAGCGATTCTAAAATCTATTTATGCTCCTGCACTTTTTGGAGTTTATTCTAAAGATTTTGGAAAGCTTTATTGTCAGCTTTATGGTGTGGCTACCCCTAGTAAAAACTTCCAATCAGAGATTTGTGAAATTGACCCAAAAACCCTAAAGGCAATGCGTCATTTTGCAATGAATTACACGCAAAACAAAATTTTTTCTGAACAACAATACTTCCTAAGCTACCAAAATGGCTGGTGTTTTTTACAAAATGGAGGAAATTTATTTAATGAGCAAATTATCAAAGATGGTTATGGAGTGGTTCAATATTTTGATCTCACTCAAGGAGAAGTTATTGCAAATTTAGAAACATTAGAGAATGTTGCAAGAAACGAAAGAAAGGGGCTATGGAAAGAATGGGCAAAAGAAATGGAATGCATCAAAAGCACTCTAAGGGGAATAGCCCAAGAGAATCTAGAGTGA
- the polA gene encoding DNA polymerase I gives MATKTLTIIDTFGFLFRSYFALPPLKNHEGFPTGLLTGFAKLIMQLHKDYPKDYLVFALDSKGENFRKQIDPLYKANRPEVPQDLKLQLEVAIRWVEDMGFKNISIEGFEADDVIASINKQVNKLDVNVRIISHDKDLYQLIDKDTFLFNPSKKEEIREEECKEKYGVYPSQFVDYQSIVGDSADNVPGVKGIGAKGAVNLLNNFGSLDSIYQHLDEIPQKRTRELLSAAKDDAYRSRELVKLRDDLLEDFDLSECEMPQDSPLLRILDSLREYDLNSVLKKLHKNPITKKKISQIESQENEQEKKFIYKTHLIDNDSKLKEFFSTLPKESIFSFDTETTSLDVRKAKIVGFSFSVNGVDCYYIPIAHNYLGVESQVSLECARECIEQIFQSQYVIGHNLKYDLEILKTNFDFVLEDFSKVRDSMLLAWLLQSDTLCNLDFLMKKYFNHEMIHYKDIVGKNENFSNILIQHACEYASEDAAACYQLYFKLRGLMDESLLEIAQKVEFPFIQSLMNMELSGIKIDLEYFLGLNAETREKLHQISEEIFVLANKRFNLNSPQQLASILFDDLKLEASKKTKSGYSTSELVLNSLYDSHPIIPKILEYRESFKLYSTYIEPLIEHAKSDLEHRIYTSFMQTGTSTGRLSSKNPNLQNIPVKTLEGRRIRKGFIAKENCLLISLDYSQIELRLLAHFSQDKAMIDAFLQDADIHLETAKKIFGEEMAQEKRAVAKSINFGLIYGMGPKKLSETLKINFQEAKTYIQNYFTSFPMIKNFLKEQEEFILENGYSKTLLGRMRKFDFEGVQEYQKAAFLREGINAIFQGSAADIIKMAMNKIMHSSLESKLLLQVHDELIFEAPKEIASKEAKKIALIMENIATLRVPLKCSISIGENWGELK, from the coding sequence ATGGCTACCAAAACTTTAACCATTATTGATACTTTTGGTTTTTTATTTCGGAGCTATTTTGCACTTCCGCCACTTAAGAATCACGAAGGATTTCCAACAGGACTTTTGACAGGCTTTGCAAAGTTGATTATGCAGTTACATAAGGATTATCCTAAAGATTATCTAGTGTTTGCACTTGATTCTAAGGGAGAAAATTTTCGCAAACAAATTGATCCACTTTATAAAGCAAATCGCCCAGAAGTGCCGCAAGATTTAAAATTGCAACTTGAGGTTGCCATAAGATGGGTGGAAGATATGGGCTTTAAAAATATTAGCATTGAAGGCTTTGAAGCAGATGATGTGATTGCTTCTATTAATAAGCAAGTCAATAAGCTTGATGTTAATGTGCGAATTATTAGTCACGACAAAGACCTTTATCAGCTAATCGACAAAGACACTTTCTTATTTAATCCTAGCAAAAAAGAAGAAATTAGAGAAGAAGAATGCAAAGAAAAATATGGAGTTTATCCTAGCCAGTTTGTAGATTATCAAAGTATTGTTGGGGATAGTGCAGATAATGTTCCAGGAGTGAAAGGCATCGGTGCAAAGGGTGCTGTTAATTTGCTTAATAATTTTGGAAGCTTAGATAGCATTTATCAACATTTAGATGAGATTCCGCAAAAGCGAACTAGAGAACTTCTAAGTGCGGCTAAAGATGATGCGTATCGCAGTAGAGAGCTTGTAAAGCTTAGAGATGATTTATTGGAAGATTTTGATTTAAGCGAATGTGAAATGCCTCAAGATTCACCTTTGCTTAGGATTTTAGATTCATTAAGGGAATATGATTTAAATAGTGTTTTGAAAAAATTACATAAAAATCCTATCACTAAAAAGAAAATTTCCCAAATTGAATCGCAAGAAAATGAACAAGAAAAAAAATTTATTTATAAAACCCATTTAATTGATAACGATTCAAAGCTTAAAGAATTTTTTTCAACATTGCCTAAAGAAAGTATTTTTTCTTTTGATACTGAAACAACTTCTTTAGATGTAAGAAAGGCTAAAATTGTTGGTTTCTCTTTTAGTGTGAATGGTGTGGATTGTTATTATATTCCTATCGCACATAATTATTTAGGTGTGGAATCACAAGTGAGTTTGGAATGTGCTAGAGAATGCATTGAGCAGATTTTTCAATCACAATATGTGATTGGGCATAATCTTAAATACGATCTTGAAATTTTAAAAACAAATTTTGATTTTGTTTTAGAAGATTTTTCAAAAGTGCGTGATAGTATGCTTTTGGCTTGGCTTTTGCAGAGTGATACACTTTGTAATTTAGATTTCTTAATGAAAAAATATTTTAATCATGAGATGATTCATTACAAAGACATTGTAGGTAAAAATGAGAATTTTTCAAATATTTTAATTCAACATGCGTGTGAGTATGCTAGTGAAGATGCAGCGGCTTGCTATCAACTTTACTTTAAATTACGGGGATTAATGGATGAATCACTTTTAGAGATTGCACAAAAAGTGGAATTTCCCTTTATTCAAAGTTTAATGAATATGGAATTATCTGGGATTAAAATTGATTTGGAATATTTTTTAGGGTTAAATGCAGAAACAAGAGAAAAGCTACATCAAATTTCTGAAGAAATTTTTGTTTTAGCTAATAAGCGTTTCAATCTTAATTCGCCTCAGCAGTTGGCTAGTATTTTATTTGATGATTTGAAGCTAGAAGCAAGTAAAAAGACTAAATCTGGCTATAGCACTTCTGAATTGGTGTTAAATTCTCTCTATGATTCACATCCCATTATCCCTAAAATTTTAGAATATAGAGAATCTTTTAAACTCTATAGCACTTATATTGAGCCTTTAATTGAACACGCTAAAAGTGATTTGGAGCATCGAATCTATACTTCTTTTATGCAGACAGGCACTAGCACGGGACGCCTTAGTTCTAAGAATCCTAATTTGCAAAATATTCCTGTGAAAACTTTGGAGGGAAGACGCATACGCAAGGGATTTATTGCAAAAGAAAATTGTTTGCTTATTAGTTTGGATTATTCGCAAATTGAATTGCGTCTTTTGGCACATTTTTCACAAGATAAGGCAATGATAGATGCATTTTTGCAAGATGCAGATATTCATCTAGAAACAGCCAAAAAGATTTTCGGTGAGGAAATGGCACAAGAGAAGCGAGCAGTTGCTAAGAGTATTAATTTTGGTTTAATTTATGGAATGGGTCCTAAAAAGCTTTCTGAAACTCTTAAAATTAATTTTCAAGAAGCCAAAACTTATATTCAAAATTATTTCACTTCCTTTCCGATGATTAAAAATTTTTTAAAGGAACAAGAAGAGTTTATTTTGGAAAATGGCTATTCTAAAACACTTTTAGGTAGAATGAGAAAATTTGATTTTGAAGGTGTTCAAGAATATCAAAAAGCAGCTTTTTTAAGGGAGGGTATTAATGCGATTTTTCAAGGTAGTGCAGCAGATATCATCAAAATGGCAATGAATAAAATTATGCATTCTTCCTTGGAATCAAAGTTGTTGTTGCAAGTGCATGATGAATTGATTTTTGAAGCTCCAAAAGAAATAGCTAGCAAGGAAGCTAAAAAGATTGCTTTAATTATGGAGAATATCGCTACGCTAAGAGTGCCGCTTAAATGCAGTATAAGTATCGGAGAGAATTGGGGGGAATTAAAATAA
- a CDS encoding microcin C ABC transporter permease YejB, whose translation MGIYILKRLLLIIPTLLGIITLNFFIIQAAPGGPVEQMIAKLESHNLQGEVASGGIYKNQGLDSEMINKINALYGFDKPLLERYFLMLKNYVFLDFGESFYKNASVLDLLVEKLPVSISLGLWSTLLIYLISIPLGIKKAIHNGTPFDHFTSTLIIIGNAIPTFLFALILIIFFAGGTYFSWFPLRGIIGDNFESLSLIGKIKDYFWHITLPVIALSIGGFATLTLLSKNSFLEEIHKQYVKLAFAKGLNQNQVLYRHIFRNAMLLILSSIPQALLGILLTGSLLVEIIFSLDGLGLLGYESIITRDYPVIFGTLYLFTLFGLIITLISDLLYVLIDPRIHFQKV comes from the coding sequence GTGGGGATTTATATTCTTAAAAGGCTTTTGCTTATCATTCCTACTTTACTTGGAATCATCACGCTTAATTTCTTCATTATTCAAGCCGCTCCAGGTGGTCCTGTTGAGCAAATGATTGCCAAACTAGAATCACATAATTTGCAAGGTGAAGTCGCTAGTGGTGGAATCTACAAAAATCAAGGGCTAGATTCAGAAATGATCAACAAAATTAATGCCCTTTATGGCTTTGACAAACCGCTGTTAGAGAGATATTTTTTGATGCTAAAAAACTATGTTTTCTTAGACTTTGGAGAGAGTTTTTACAAAAATGCTTCCGTGCTAGATCTCCTTGTAGAAAAACTTCCTGTTTCTATTTCTCTTGGGCTTTGGAGCACTTTGCTTATTTATCTTATCTCCATTCCCTTAGGCATTAAAAAAGCTATCCATAATGGCACTCCTTTTGATCACTTCACAAGCACACTCATCATTATTGGCAATGCAATTCCTACCTTTCTTTTTGCCTTGATACTGATTATTTTCTTTGCTGGAGGCACTTATTTTAGTTGGTTTCCTTTGCGTGGAATCATAGGCGATAACTTCGAATCACTTTCCTTAATAGGAAAAATAAAAGATTATTTTTGGCATATTACATTGCCTGTTATTGCTCTTAGTATTGGAGGATTTGCAACCTTAACTTTACTTTCAAAAAATTCCTTTTTAGAAGAAATCCATAAACAATATGTCAAACTTGCCTTTGCCAAAGGACTAAACCAAAATCAAGTGCTCTATCGCCATATTTTTCGCAATGCAATGCTTTTAATCCTCTCATCAATTCCTCAAGCTCTACTTGGAATCTTACTTACTGGATCACTTTTGGTGGAAATCATTTTTTCTTTAGATGGTTTAGGATTGCTTGGCTATGAATCCATTATTACGCGTGATTATCCTGTGATTTTTGGGACCTTATATCTTTTTACACTTTTTGGCTTAATCATCACGCTAATTAGCGATTTACTCTATGTTTTAATTGATCCTAGAATCCACTTCCAAAAGGTATAA
- a CDS encoding ABC transporter permease, producing MGFFTLRHYHTFKANKKAFYSLWIFLAIFIISLNAEFIANDKPLYIRYDNQNYFPIFKNYPETTFGGDFESEANYNDPYLRDLINQKGFLIMPLIPYSYDTIIYTLPSPAPTPPSLLNPLGTDDLGRDVVARLLYGLKTSILFAFILTFFSSIIGLVVGAICGYFGGKIDLFGQRLIEIWSGMPILFILIILASLLQPTFWTILFAVLLFSWITLVPFVRAEFLKVRNLDYIKAAKMLGVGHYRIIFYHILPNALVALLTYLPFILCGSITTLASLDFLGLGLPPPNASLGEILAQGKNNLNAPWLGLSGFFTLSILLCLLVFIGEGLRDCLKGNNETFRN from the coding sequence ATGGGATTTTTCACGCTACGACATTACCACACTTTTAAAGCCAACAAAAAAGCCTTTTATTCCCTATGGATTTTTTTAGCAATTTTCATTATTAGCCTTAATGCGGAATTTATCGCCAATGACAAGCCTCTTTATATCCGCTATGACAATCAAAACTATTTTCCTATTTTTAAAAACTATCCTGAAACCACCTTTGGGGGAGATTTTGAGAGTGAGGCTAATTATAATGATCCTTATTTACGAGATTTAATCAACCAAAAAGGCTTTTTAATTATGCCACTTATCCCTTATTCTTATGATACAATCATCTACACACTCCCCTCTCCTGCTCCTACTCCACCAAGCCTTTTAAACCCTCTAGGCACTGATGATTTAGGCAGAGATGTTGTAGCGCGTTTGCTTTATGGACTTAAGACTTCTATACTCTTTGCTTTTATTCTCACCTTTTTTAGCTCCATTATTGGGCTTGTAGTTGGTGCTATTTGTGGATATTTTGGAGGGAAAATTGATTTATTTGGACAAAGACTCATTGAAATTTGGAGTGGAATGCCTATTTTATTTATCTTGATTATTTTAGCTAGTTTATTGCAGCCAACCTTTTGGACTATCCTTTTTGCCGTGCTTTTATTTTCTTGGATTACGCTTGTCCCTTTTGTGAGAGCAGAATTTTTAAAAGTGAGGAATCTTGATTACATTAAAGCTGCAAAAATGCTTGGGGTAGGTCATTATCGAATTATTTTCTACCATATTTTACCTAATGCTCTTGTAGCTTTGCTAACCTATCTGCCTTTTATTTTATGTGGAAGTATTACCACTCTAGCTTCTTTGGATTTTTTGGGACTTGGATTGCCACCACCCAATGCGAGTTTAGGAGAGATTTTAGCACAAGGCAAAAACAATCTTAATGCCCCTTGGCTAGGACTAAGCGGATTCTTTACTCTTAGTATCTTACTTTGTCTTTTAGTCTTTATTGGCGAGGGATTACGGGATTGCTTAAAGGGAAACAATGAAACTTTTAGAAATTAA
- a CDS encoding TerC family protein encodes MFEWILSAEMWVALITLIGLEIVLGIDNIIFIAILVGRLPKEQRQRARIFGLGLAMLTRLMLLLSLFWIMKLTTPLFSVFSQEISGRDIILILGGLFLIAKSTLEIHHDIDNAGEKSDENLLKEGAKRGFFSVLIQIAILDIVFSLDSVITAVGMVNNIEIMMIAVIIAVLVMMLASKSISEFVDENPTIKILALAFLILVGVTLVAEGLEFHISKGYIYFAMAFSLGVESINIYIKKKHASQRKS; translated from the coding sequence ATGTTTGAGTGGATTTTGAGTGCGGAAATGTGGGTTGCTTTAATAACGCTCATTGGCTTAGAAATTGTTTTAGGGATTGATAATATTATTTTTATTGCTATTTTGGTAGGTAGGCTTCCAAAGGAGCAAAGACAGAGAGCAAGAATCTTTGGTCTTGGTTTAGCAATGCTAACGCGTTTAATGCTATTGTTGTCTCTTTTTTGGATTATGAAACTTACCACACCCCTTTTTAGTGTGTTTTCTCAAGAAATTTCTGGGCGAGATATTATTTTGATTCTTGGGGGGTTATTTTTGATTGCAAAATCTACCTTAGAAATTCACCATGATATTGATAATGCCGGTGAAAAGAGTGATGAGAATCTATTAAAAGAAGGAGCTAAGAGGGGATTTTTTAGTGTGCTTATTCAAATTGCAATTTTAGATATAGTGTTTTCGCTTGATTCGGTTATCACTGCTGTGGGAATGGTTAATAATATAGAAATTATGATGATTGCTGTTATTATAGCGGTTTTGGTAATGATGCTTGCAAGTAAAAGTATTTCAGAATTTGTTGATGAAAATCCAACGATTAAGATTCTAGCCTTAGCCTTTTTGATCTTGGTGGGTGTAACTTTGGTGGCAGAAGGTTTAGAATTTCATATTTCTAAAGGTTATATTTATTTTGCTATGGCATTTTCTTTGGGGGTGGAATCAATTAATATTTATATTAAAAAGAAACACGCCTCACAAAGGAAATCTTAA
- a CDS encoding dipeptide ABC transporter ATP-binding protein, whose product MKLLEIKDLCLKLGNFNLKNISFELEEGSILGIVGESGSGKSMLGNAILQLLPNLQYQKGEISFLGQNLLQYSPIKMQNIRGKEISYIFQEPLSALNPLHKIKKQLAETLLIHNPNLSKTDLQSKLIELLENVHLPQKVLESYPYKLSGGQRQRICIAIALANSPKLLIADEPTTALDSTTQEQILLLLQSLQKKLHLSILFISHDLLVISKLCKTILVLKQGEIIERGPTQDIFKNPQNPYTKLLVQSLHFSYNTHLDFGKPLLRVQNLQVSYPTKKSFFGKTLESFEALKPLSFELREGESLGIIGESGSGKTSLANAICRLVESKGKVDLLHQDFFSLQGEKLRDFRKNIQMIFQDPFSSLNPKMTIAQILAEGLIAHHIKDHQARIKQALLDTNLDESFLERYPNELSGGQRQRVSIARSLILKPKVLLLDEPTSALDKNTQKQILNLLLRLAQQYRLSYLCISHDLSVIATLCQNVIVLKNGEALECGKTQEVFKNPKNPYVQNLLKASGIQ is encoded by the coding sequence ATGAAACTTTTAGAAATTAAAGATCTCTGTTTAAAACTTGGCAACTTCAATCTAAAAAACATTTCTTTTGAGCTTGAAGAAGGAAGTATTTTAGGGATTGTTGGAGAATCAGGCAGTGGAAAATCTATGCTAGGTAATGCTATTTTACAACTCCTGCCTAATCTCCAATATCAAAAAGGTGAAATTAGCTTTTTAGGACAAAATTTGCTTCAATACTCACCAATTAAAATGCAAAACATTCGCGGTAAAGAAATTAGCTATATTTTTCAAGAACCACTAAGCGCCCTAAATCCACTTCATAAAATCAAAAAACAACTCGCTGAAACACTTTTAATCCATAATCCAAATCTCTCCAAAACAGATCTTCAAAGCAAATTAATAGAGCTTTTAGAAAATGTCCATTTACCACAAAAAGTGCTAGAATCATATCCTTATAAATTAAGCGGAGGACAAAGGCAGAGAATCTGCATTGCCATTGCCCTTGCAAACTCTCCTAAACTTCTTATTGCTGATGAACCCACAACCGCTTTAGATTCCACCACGCAAGAACAAATTCTTTTGCTTTTGCAATCTCTACAAAAAAAACTTCATCTTAGTATTTTATTTATTAGTCACGATCTCTTAGTCATCTCCAAACTCTGCAAAACCATCCTTGTATTAAAACAAGGCGAAATCATTGAGAGAGGTCCCACACAAGATATTTTTAAAAATCCACAAAATCCTTACACTAAACTTTTAGTGCAATCCCTTCATTTCTCTTACAATACCCATTTAGATTTTGGCAAACCACTCTTAAGGGTTCAAAATTTGCAAGTTTCATATCCTACTAAAAAAAGTTTTTTTGGAAAAACTTTGGAGAGTTTTGAAGCTCTTAAACCTCTTAGTTTTGAGTTAAGAGAGGGGGAGAGTTTAGGCATTATTGGAGAATCAGGTAGCGGTAAAACTTCTCTAGCAAACGCTATTTGTCGCTTAGTAGAATCCAAAGGCAAAGTGGATTTACTTCATCAAGATTTCTTTTCACTCCAAGGAGAAAAATTAAGGGATTTTAGAAAAAATATCCAAATGATTTTTCAAGATCCCTTTAGCTCACTTAATCCCAAAATGACAATCGCTCAAATCCTAGCAGAAGGACTAATTGCTCATCACATTAAAGATCATCAAGCAAGAATCAAACAAGCTCTTTTGGATACAAACTTAGATGAAAGTTTTTTGGAGCGTTATCCCAATGAATTAAGTGGCGGACAAAGGCAAAGAGTGAGTATCGCAAGAAGTTTGATTCTAAAACCAAAAGTCTTGCTGCTTGATGAGCCAACGAGTGCTTTAGATAAAAACACACAAAAACAAATCCTCAACCTTCTTTTAAGATTGGCACAACAATATCGTTTGAGCTATCTCTGCATCAGTCACGATTTAAGCGTTATTGCCACTCTTTGCCAAAATGTCATTGTATTAAAAAATGGAGAAGCCCTTGAGTGTGGCAAAACCCAAGAAGTCTTTAAAAATCCAAAAAATCCTTATGTGCAAAATCTTCTCAAAGCAAGTGGGATTCAATGA
- a CDS encoding ribonuclease J, whose product MEEKETQNTQNISSQEITETQKEPNKRRFRPRNNQQGEEKQSQNGQHRHNQRFSKKSQNTAQGDQKFRNKNMGSKESSHIDLKKAVEANARVHQNSLTTYSKAHFNPNARVRITPIGGLGEIGGNMTIIETQNSAIIIDAGMSFPDSDMHGVDILVPDFSYLEVIKDKIAGIVITHAHEDHIGAMPYLFKKYQFPIYGTALPLGLIGSKFDEHGLKKFRSLFRPVEKRKPIRIGEFEIEWIHITHSIVDSSALAIKTEAGVIFHTGDFKIDHTPIDGYPTDLNRIAYYGEQGVLLLLSDSTNSHKSGYTPSEASVGPAFDMLFSRAKGRVIMSTFSSNIHRVYQAIQHGLKYGRKVSVIGRSMEKNLEIARVLGYIDLPQNIFIEAHEVAKYADEEVLIVTTGSQGETMSALYRMATDEHRHIKIKPSDIVILSAKAIPGNEGSVSNILNFINKAGAKVYYQDFSEIHTSGHAAQEEQKLMLRLVKPKFFLPVHGEYNHILKHKETAISCGVDEKNIYLMEDGDQVEVAHNYLRKVRSVKTGKTYIDNQVNATIANEVVLDRQNLAENGIVSVMVQIDKAKNALIGKPRVQTMGIIANKDIISFNKEIEEFFILFVKNCKKELYNNQKAMENEVRNALRKLMFKKTKRYPIIFPNIIFN is encoded by the coding sequence ATGGAAGAAAAAGAAACACAAAATACACAAAATATTTCTTCACAAGAGATAACAGAAACTCAAAAAGAACCAAATAAAAGGCGTTTTAGACCAAGAAATAATCAGCAAGGGGAAGAAAAACAAAGTCAAAATGGGCAACATCGGCACAATCAACGCTTTTCTAAGAAGTCTCAAAATACTGCACAAGGTGATCAAAAATTCCGCAATAAAAATATGGGGAGCAAAGAATCAAGTCATATTGATTTAAAAAAAGCAGTAGAGGCGAATGCAAGAGTGCATCAAAATTCACTCACTACCTATTCTAAAGCCCATTTTAATCCTAATGCAAGGGTGAGAATCACTCCTATTGGGGGACTTGGGGAAATTGGTGGAAATATGACAATCATTGAAACTCAAAATTCTGCCATTATTATTGATGCAGGAATGAGTTTCCCTGATAGCGATATGCATGGAGTTGATATTTTAGTGCCAGATTTTAGCTATTTAGAAGTCATTAAAGATAAAATTGCAGGAATTGTGATTACACACGCACACGAAGATCATATTGGTGCTATGCCTTATTTATTTAAAAAATATCAATTTCCTATTTATGGAACTGCACTACCTTTAGGTTTGATTGGATCGAAATTTGATGAACACGGACTTAAAAAATTCCGCTCTCTTTTTCGTCCAGTAGAAAAGAGAAAACCTATTAGAATTGGTGAATTTGAGATTGAATGGATTCACATCACGCATTCCATTGTAGATTCAAGTGCTTTGGCTATCAAGACAGAGGCAGGAGTGATTTTCCATACAGGAGATTTTAAAATAGATCATACCCCAATAGATGGATACCCAACAGATTTAAATCGGATAGCATATTATGGCGAACAGGGAGTTTTGCTTTTATTAAGTGATTCGACAAATTCTCATAAATCAGGTTACACACCAAGTGAAGCAAGTGTTGGACCGGCTTTTGATATGCTTTTTTCTCGTGCTAAGGGGCGTGTGATTATGAGCACTTTTAGCTCTAACATTCATCGCGTTTATCAAGCTATTCAACATGGATTGAAATATGGGCGTAAAGTCTCAGTTATAGGGCGTTCTATGGAGAAAAACTTAGAAATTGCAAGAGTGTTAGGCTATATTGATTTGCCACAAAATATTTTTATTGAAGCACATGAAGTAGCAAAATATGCAGATGAAGAAGTTTTGATTGTAACAACGGGTAGTCAAGGTGAGACAATGAGTGCGCTTTATCGTATGGCAACAGATGAGCATCGACATATTAAGATTAAACCTAGCGATATTGTGATTCTCTCAGCTAAGGCAATCCCAGGAAATGAAGGTTCAGTGTCTAATATTTTGAATTTTATTAATAAAGCTGGAGCAAAGGTTTATTATCAAGATTTTAGTGAGATTCATACAAGCGGGCACGCTGCACAAGAAGAGCAAAAGCTTATGTTGCGTCTTGTGAAGCCCAAGTTTTTCTTGCCAGTGCATGGGGAGTATAACCATATTTTAAAGCACAAAGAAACAGCCATTTCTTGCGGTGTTGATGAAAAAAATATCTATCTTATGGAAGATGGAGATCAAGTGGAAGTAGCGCACAATTATTTACGCAAAGTTCGAAGCGTGAAAACAGGCAAAACTTACATTGACAACCAAGTTAATGCAACCATTGCTAATGAAGTTGTTTTAGATAGACAAAATTTAGCTGAAAATGGGATTGTTAGTGTGATGGTGCAGATTGATAAAGCTAAAAATGCTCTTATTGGTAAGCCTAGAGTGCAAACTATGGGAATTATTGCTAATAAAGATATTATAAGCTTTAATAAAGAGATTGAGGAATTTTTTATTCTTTTTGTTAAGAATTGCAAAAAAGAGCTTTACAATAATCAAAAAGCTATGGAAAATGAGGTGCGTAATGCCTTAAGAAAGCTAATGTTTAAGAAAACTAAGCGTTATCCTATTATTTTCCCAAATATTATTTTTAACTAG